A single genomic interval of Aureliella helgolandensis harbors:
- a CDS encoding ammonium transporter encodes MYRSITNRLAVWALLATLLVNFNSQNASGQAPGGELPPVAAQLDSLEGQSGEGVGNSPGSIEAGTHPDLLEAETDEYLKSPNSAPHNAWMLVCCALVLFMTAPGLAMFYGGLVRKKNVLSVLMQCIFLMGMMSVVWALYGYSLAFGSGGPYIGNLDYALMHGVARQWSETLHHPVTPMFDEALPRLTHMMFQGMFFIITPALICGAFAERMKFGAMVLFSLVWGTVVYCPLAHWVWGGGILAFGGESSIAGGALDFAGGTVVHISSGVTALVAAIVIGPRIGHGREPMPPHNLTYTALGAAMLWVGWFGFNAGSALRIDGIAASAFAVTHFSAAAGAVTWALIEWLRSGKPTVLGASSGAVAGLVCITPAAGHVGPMASLIMGALGGVVCYLSCSKLKSKFRYDDSLDAFGIHGMGGALGAVLTGVFATRAVLDISGGEPVGMIEGNYSTILGQLAATGITIAYAAIVSFGLLKLLDLTIGLRVSATSERQGLDITEHGEEGHIFL; translated from the coding sequence GTGTATAGATCTATAACGAACCGTTTGGCCGTCTGGGCATTGCTCGCAACCTTGCTGGTCAATTTCAATTCCCAGAACGCCAGTGGGCAAGCTCCTGGTGGTGAACTGCCGCCGGTCGCTGCACAGCTTGATTCGCTGGAGGGGCAATCGGGAGAGGGAGTTGGGAACAGTCCAGGGAGTATTGAGGCGGGCACGCATCCCGACCTTCTCGAGGCTGAGACGGACGAATATTTAAAGAGCCCCAATTCCGCTCCGCACAACGCCTGGATGCTGGTTTGCTGTGCACTCGTCTTGTTCATGACGGCACCCGGCTTGGCGATGTTCTACGGCGGCTTGGTTCGCAAGAAAAATGTGCTAAGCGTCCTCATGCAGTGTATTTTCCTGATGGGGATGATGAGCGTGGTGTGGGCTCTCTACGGCTATTCGTTAGCGTTTGGTAGCGGCGGGCCCTACATTGGCAATCTCGACTATGCACTCATGCACGGTGTGGCTCGGCAGTGGAGTGAAACCCTCCATCATCCGGTCACCCCGATGTTTGATGAGGCTCTGCCGCGACTGACCCACATGATGTTTCAAGGGATGTTTTTCATTATCACTCCCGCGCTCATCTGCGGTGCATTCGCCGAACGCATGAAGTTTGGAGCGATGGTCTTGTTCTCCCTGGTATGGGGAACCGTTGTCTATTGCCCACTGGCACACTGGGTCTGGGGCGGTGGAATTCTGGCCTTCGGAGGGGAGTCCTCGATCGCCGGTGGCGCACTCGATTTCGCGGGCGGCACCGTTGTGCATATCAGCTCCGGAGTTACCGCGCTCGTCGCAGCGATCGTGATCGGTCCGAGAATTGGGCATGGACGGGAGCCGATGCCACCACACAATCTGACCTACACCGCCTTGGGGGCGGCTATGCTGTGGGTGGGGTGGTTTGGCTTTAACGCTGGCAGCGCACTGCGGATCGATGGCATCGCTGCCAGTGCCTTTGCCGTTACCCACTTCTCAGCCGCCGCCGGAGCGGTTACCTGGGCGTTGATCGAATGGCTTCGCAGTGGAAAACCGACGGTGTTGGGCGCCAGCTCAGGTGCAGTCGCTGGCCTAGTGTGCATTACACCAGCTGCTGGGCATGTGGGACCGATGGCCTCCCTGATTATGGGAGCACTCGGCGGCGTGGTTTGCTACCTCTCCTGTTCCAAGCTCAAGTCGAAATTCCGCTACGATGATTCGCTCGATGCATTCGGTATCCACGGCATGGGCGGTGCACTGGGCGCTGTTTTGACCGGAGTGTTTGCGACGCGAGCGGTATTGGATATCTCTGGCGGAGAGCCGGTGGGCATGATCGAGGGCAATTACAGTACAATCCTTGGACAGTTGGCTGCAACGGGGATTACGATTGCCTATGCTGCGATTGTGAGTTTTGGACTCTTGAAGTTGCTTGATTTGACGATCGGTCTGCGAGTTTCCGCGACATCCGAACGCCAAGGCCTCGATATTACCGAGCATGGGGAAGAGGGGCACATCTTCCTGTAA
- a CDS encoding globin domain-containing protein: MSERENREPRVENIATGGRPLTEAEVYAAIGDEGFATLCAAFYRRVPEDAILGPMYPADDWQGAEQRLRDFLIYRFGGPATYIEQRGHPRLRMRHAPFKIDVDARNRWVELMDAALQEAELPPAATAALSNFFDHMATFMINR, from the coding sequence ATGTCGGAAAGGGAGAATCGCGAGCCACGTGTCGAGAATATTGCCACAGGGGGACGCCCATTGACGGAAGCGGAGGTCTATGCGGCGATTGGTGATGAAGGATTTGCAACCTTGTGCGCAGCGTTTTATCGTCGCGTTCCGGAGGATGCCATTTTGGGGCCGATGTACCCGGCGGATGACTGGCAGGGAGCGGAACAGCGATTGCGGGATTTTTTGATTTACCGCTTTGGGGGGCCAGCAACTTACATCGAACAGCGTGGGCACCCACGGTTGAGAATGCGTCACGCTCCTTTCAAAATCGATGTGGATGCACGCAATCGGTGGGTTGAGTTAATGGACGCCGCGCTTCAAGAGGCCGAATTGCCACCTGCGGCCACTGCCGCGCTGTCCAACTTTTTCGACCACATGGCCACTTTTATGATAAATCGCTAG
- the purM gene encoding phosphoribosylformylglycinamidine cyclo-ligase has protein sequence MSPITYKDSGVDLELYEQSMQRLPKLMHRTFSPRVMKNDGGFAGLFQLDFNNALFSRKYEEPILVSGTDGVGTKLKVAQLLGRHDTVGIDLVAMCVNDILCCGAEPLFFLDYVAMSRDNPPLLEQIVAGISQGCIQGDCSLLGGETAIMPDLYNGDDYDLAGFCVGVVEKKQLISGKQIAPDDVVIGIQSSGFHSNGYSLIRKAVFEKAGLSVDDPVKELGQTVGEALMTPTIIYSNLTQKILRHYKVKHVVHGIGHITGGGLLENTERILPPNVDLVFERNSWEIPPMFNWVQQLGQIADEEMAHIFNMGIGLTLMVNPYYANTILEIAQSLGLKAWTIGRAQAGSGKSRWK, from the coding sequence ATGAGCCCAATTACCTACAAGGACAGCGGTGTCGACCTCGAGCTTTACGAACAGTCGATGCAGCGACTGCCCAAGCTGATGCATCGCACCTTCAGCCCTCGGGTAATGAAAAACGATGGTGGCTTCGCAGGACTCTTCCAGCTCGACTTCAACAATGCCCTGTTTTCCCGCAAGTACGAAGAACCGATCTTGGTCTCGGGCACCGATGGGGTGGGCACCAAACTCAAAGTCGCCCAGCTCCTCGGACGACACGACACGGTAGGAATCGATCTAGTCGCTATGTGCGTCAACGATATCCTGTGCTGCGGGGCCGAACCGCTCTTCTTCCTCGACTATGTCGCCATGAGTCGCGACAACCCGCCACTGCTGGAGCAAATCGTGGCTGGCATTAGCCAGGGATGTATTCAGGGAGATTGCTCCCTGCTGGGTGGCGAAACGGCCATCATGCCCGACCTCTACAATGGCGACGATTACGATCTGGCTGGCTTCTGCGTCGGAGTCGTCGAGAAAAAACAATTGATCTCCGGCAAGCAGATCGCCCCCGACGATGTGGTCATCGGGATCCAATCCTCTGGATTCCACTCCAACGGTTACAGCTTGATTCGCAAGGCGGTCTTCGAGAAAGCGGGCCTGAGCGTCGATGATCCGGTGAAGGAACTTGGCCAAACCGTGGGGGAAGCACTGATGACCCCCACGATTATCTATTCCAACCTCACGCAAAAAATCCTCCGACATTACAAAGTCAAACATGTCGTCCATGGCATTGGGCACATTACCGGCGGGGGACTGCTGGAGAACACCGAACGCATCCTGCCCCCCAACGTCGACCTCGTCTTCGAGCGGAACTCATGGGAGATTCCCCCCATGTTCAATTGGGTGCAACAACTCGGCCAAATTGCCGATGAGGAAATGGCTCACATTTTCAACATGGGGATCGGGCTTACTCTGATGGTCAACCCCTACTACGCCAACACCATCCTTGAAATTGCGCAGTCCCTAGGGCTCAAGGCCTGGACCATCGGTCGGGCCCAAGCCGGTAGTGGAAAGAGCCGGTGGAAGTAG
- the hemW gene encoding radical SAM family heme chaperone HemW yields the protein MPPRSAYIHVPFCRHRCGYCNFTLITGRDDLVDSYLDALELEMSSQLESPQEVDTLFLGGGTPSYLTGEALQRLFAMIQYWLPLAPGGEFSSEMNPLDCVAEQLEEFRAAGVNRASVGGQSFAADKLKILERDHSGEDLEAALARCAKFFPSVSLDLIFASPGETVAQWRSDLQLAMKSPIQHLSTYGLTIERGAAFYSRVARQELTEIDADEQLEMYSHVMDALVAAGWEHYEVSNFSLPGFRCRHNEAYWLGRPWWAFGPGAASYLEASLAGELTDERKVEPSDRIAGNATLNASSNMVRRVNHRSTTTYIRRVLAGQSSVAEREVLSPEQQVRERLVFGLRRLEGVCWGGLEQWWKAPLEPLFQPYLSRYLEQGWLEWSGEHLRLTRAGLVISDALWPDLLCAD from the coding sequence ATGCCGCCTCGCAGTGCCTACATTCACGTTCCATTTTGCCGCCATCGTTGTGGCTACTGCAATTTTACGCTGATAACCGGCCGGGATGACTTGGTCGACAGCTATCTGGACGCCCTTGAGCTGGAGATGAGTTCACAATTGGAGTCACCGCAGGAGGTCGACACGCTCTTCCTCGGTGGAGGGACTCCCAGCTATCTGACGGGAGAGGCGCTGCAAAGGTTGTTTGCAATGATTCAGTACTGGCTGCCGCTGGCTCCCGGTGGAGAATTCTCTAGTGAAATGAATCCGCTCGATTGCGTTGCTGAGCAATTGGAGGAATTTCGCGCTGCTGGAGTCAATCGTGCCAGTGTGGGGGGGCAATCGTTTGCGGCCGACAAGTTGAAGATTTTGGAACGGGACCACTCGGGCGAGGATTTGGAAGCTGCTTTGGCACGCTGTGCCAAGTTTTTTCCGAGCGTTTCGCTCGACCTGATCTTCGCCTCGCCAGGGGAAACGGTCGCGCAGTGGCGATCCGATTTGCAGCTGGCCATGAAGTCGCCCATCCAGCACTTGTCGACCTACGGTTTGACGATTGAGCGGGGAGCCGCTTTTTACAGTCGCGTGGCGCGTCAGGAATTGACCGAGATCGATGCCGATGAGCAGCTTGAAATGTACTCGCACGTGATGGATGCGTTGGTGGCCGCGGGTTGGGAGCACTACGAGGTTTCCAACTTTTCACTCCCCGGTTTCCGCTGCCGACACAATGAAGCGTATTGGCTGGGGCGGCCCTGGTGGGCATTCGGTCCCGGTGCCGCTAGCTATCTGGAGGCCTCCCTCGCTGGAGAGCTGACGGATGAGCGGAAGGTGGAGCCAAGTGATCGCATCGCCGGGAATGCGACCTTGAACGCATCTTCCAACATGGTGCGGCGAGTCAATCATCGTAGTACGACGACCTACATTCGCCGTGTGCTGGCCGGACAGTCGTCCGTTGCTGAACGGGAGGTTTTGTCGCCGGAGCAGCAGGTGCGGGAGCGTTTGGTTTTCGGCTTGCGGCGGTTGGAGGGAGTCTGCTGGGGCGGGTTGGAGCAGTGGTGGAAGGCGCCCCTCGAACCTCTCTTTCAGCCCTACCTGTCACGATATTTGGAACAGGGCTGGCTGGAGTGGAGCGGCGAGCACTTGCGTCTGACCCGGGCTGGCTTGGTCATTAGTGATGCTCTGTGGCCCGACCTGTTGTGCGCGGACTAA
- a CDS encoding sulfatase family protein: MRCLLRPLVTLCMLLASPLSPASRAAERPNIVFAFADDWGRYASAYAELEPGGPGDIVSTPNFDAVARDGVLFTQAYVNAPSCTPCRSSLLSGQYFWRTGLGAILQGAIWDDNTPTYPLLLESSGYSIGYTHKVWSPGSPANQPYGGKRTGFHSAGRKFNQFSQFVAKQTDATAAKSALLDEVRKNFQSFLDARPEERPFCYWFGPTNCHRKWIQGSGEKHWGLAPESLKGKLPSYLPDVAEVREDFCDYLGEVQAFDAGLGVLLDELQQQGLDDNTIVVVSGDHGIPGIPRGKCNLYDLGTRVPLAIRMPATFGGKAGRVVDDFVCLPDLAPTFLESAGVTIPGVMTGRSLLPILASEKSGQVDPTRDHVIVGRERHVAKARPGNLPYPQRAIRTDQYLYILNFKPDRFPMGTAPGFGLPAGDFPSYVSMREKTFDAFADLDASPTKAWMLTHLATPAIAAQVDLTLGLRPREELFDIRRDPDHLHNLASEPEFQEVKQQLSERLLTTLAETGDPRVLWDGSTFDLPPFAP; the protein is encoded by the coding sequence ATGCGCTGTCTACTACGCCCTCTAGTCACGCTGTGCATGCTGCTCGCCAGCCCACTGTCGCCGGCAAGTCGCGCGGCGGAGCGTCCCAACATCGTCTTTGCCTTTGCCGATGATTGGGGACGCTACGCGAGTGCCTATGCAGAACTCGAACCGGGAGGCCCTGGCGATATCGTCAGCACGCCCAATTTTGACGCCGTTGCCCGCGACGGCGTACTCTTCACACAGGCGTACGTAAACGCTCCGTCATGCACCCCTTGCCGCAGCTCCCTGTTAAGTGGCCAGTACTTTTGGCGGACCGGCCTGGGGGCGATCCTGCAAGGCGCCATCTGGGACGACAACACCCCAACCTATCCACTCCTGCTCGAGTCCTCAGGCTACTCGATCGGCTACACCCACAAGGTCTGGTCCCCCGGCTCTCCAGCCAACCAACCCTACGGTGGCAAGAGAACCGGCTTTCACTCGGCTGGTCGCAAGTTCAACCAATTTTCTCAATTTGTCGCCAAACAAACCGATGCAACGGCTGCCAAGTCGGCATTGCTCGATGAGGTCCGGAAAAACTTCCAATCCTTCCTCGACGCGCGCCCCGAAGAACGGCCCTTCTGCTACTGGTTCGGCCCGACCAACTGCCACCGCAAGTGGATCCAGGGATCCGGTGAAAAGCATTGGGGGCTCGCCCCAGAATCCCTGAAAGGCAAACTACCGAGCTATCTGCCCGATGTTGCCGAAGTCCGTGAAGATTTCTGCGACTACTTGGGGGAAGTCCAGGCCTTTGATGCCGGCCTCGGTGTGCTGCTCGACGAACTCCAGCAACAGGGGCTCGACGACAACACAATCGTCGTGGTTAGTGGGGATCACGGTATTCCCGGCATTCCCCGCGGCAAATGCAATCTCTACGACCTGGGAACGCGAGTCCCGCTGGCTATTCGAATGCCGGCCACTTTCGGCGGGAAAGCGGGCAGAGTCGTCGATGACTTTGTTTGCCTTCCCGATCTGGCTCCCACCTTTCTGGAATCCGCCGGCGTCACCATCCCCGGCGTCATGACCGGCCGCAGTCTCCTACCGATCCTGGCGTCCGAGAAATCAGGCCAAGTCGACCCAACTCGCGACCATGTCATTGTGGGACGTGAGCGTCACGTGGCCAAGGCTCGCCCTGGTAATTTGCCCTACCCACAGCGCGCTATCCGTACCGACCAGTACCTTTATATCCTGAATTTCAAACCCGATCGTTTTCCGATGGGTACCGCCCCAGGCTTTGGGCTTCCGGCTGGCGACTTCCCCTCCTACGTATCGATGCGCGAAAAAACCTTTGATGCATTTGCAGACCTGGACGCCAGCCCTACCAAGGCCTGGATGCTCACGCATCTCGCTACCCCCGCCATTGCCGCTCAAGTAGACCTCACCCTGGGGCTCCGGCCCCGCGAAGAGTTGTTCGACATCCGCCGCGATCCCGATCACCTCCACAATCTTGCCAGCGAGCCTGAATTCCAGGAAGTCAAGCAACAGCTTTCAGAGCGGCTACTGACAACGCTCGCAGAGACGGGGGACCCACGAGTCCTCTGGGATGGAAGCACTTTTGACTTGCCTCCCTTTGCGCCCTAG
- the thrS gene encoding threonine--tRNA ligase has translation MLPVLQVQLPDGSIVEHPETATALDVAEKIGSRLAKAVVAAKIGDRVVDAMRPLKDITDESPVPLKLLTERDPEALDVLRHSSAHIMARAVMRLYDGVSLAFGPTINNGFYYDFELKQKISEDDFEAIEQEMAKIIAEAEPFEQFLLNREEAVKLCADLKQSLKVEHIETGLADHEELGFYRQGEFVDLCRGPHIPNASKVKAFKLLSVAGAYWKGDAKGKQLQRLYGTSWFNPKDQQKYLDQLTEARRRDHRVLGKKLGLFQINPEVGQGLCLWLPKGARVRVLLEDFLRNELLQRGYDPVFSPHIGRVELYETSGHFPYYRDSQFPPLFVEQAGSLIDAWIDRLQSPEGLTIEAERQLSEAAEVLGAELPNYKPESEVADRVAVLQTWQRAHERYLIKPMNCPHHAQIFKAQPRSYKQLPLRFMEFGSVYRYEQTGELNGMLRVRGLTQDDAHIFCTQDQVEEEFRRTIELTRFVLESVGLSDYRVQLSLRDPKSDKYVGSDENWNKAEAALRRVLEESGLEFSAAEGEAAFYGPKADFMVRDCIGRQWQLGTVQLDYNLPERFKLEYVGSDNGVHRPVMIHRAPFGSLERFVGMLIEHFAGAFPMWLAPEQVRLCPLSEKTNDYALELERKMTAAGLRVTTDVRGAKVQAKIRDAQLELIPYMAVVGPKEAEAGAIALRDRIDGDLGAMPFDAALEKLLEEVRNRTIRQVAKQEEQTELPETAETGGHEY, from the coding sequence ATGCTACCTGTGCTTCAAGTTCAATTGCCTGATGGTTCGATCGTCGAGCACCCCGAGACTGCGACCGCGCTGGATGTGGCCGAGAAGATTGGTTCGCGTTTGGCGAAAGCAGTCGTGGCGGCCAAGATCGGTGACCGTGTCGTGGACGCCATGCGACCGCTCAAGGACATTACCGACGAATCTCCCGTTCCACTCAAACTGCTGACCGAGCGGGATCCTGAGGCGCTCGATGTGCTGCGGCATTCCTCGGCGCACATTATGGCCCGAGCGGTAATGCGACTCTATGATGGCGTTTCGCTCGCCTTCGGCCCTACCATCAACAATGGCTTCTATTATGATTTCGAGCTGAAGCAGAAGATCAGCGAAGATGACTTCGAGGCCATCGAGCAAGAGATGGCAAAGATCATTGCAGAGGCTGAGCCGTTTGAGCAGTTTTTGCTCAATCGCGAAGAGGCGGTGAAACTCTGCGCCGACTTGAAACAGTCGCTCAAAGTCGAGCATATTGAGACCGGACTTGCGGATCACGAGGAACTCGGATTCTACCGCCAGGGTGAGTTCGTCGACCTGTGCCGTGGCCCGCACATTCCCAATGCGAGCAAGGTCAAAGCGTTCAAGCTGTTGTCGGTCGCCGGCGCGTATTGGAAGGGCGATGCCAAGGGGAAGCAACTGCAGCGGTTGTATGGCACGAGCTGGTTCAACCCCAAGGATCAACAGAAGTATCTCGATCAATTGACCGAAGCGCGTCGACGTGATCACCGTGTACTCGGCAAAAAACTAGGATTGTTTCAAATCAATCCAGAGGTCGGGCAAGGCCTCTGCTTGTGGCTTCCCAAGGGGGCTCGCGTTCGTGTTCTGCTCGAAGATTTTCTTCGTAACGAATTGCTGCAGCGTGGTTACGATCCCGTGTTCAGTCCCCATATCGGACGCGTCGAACTCTACGAAACCAGCGGACACTTTCCCTACTACCGTGACAGCCAGTTTCCTCCGTTGTTCGTCGAGCAAGCAGGCTCGCTGATCGACGCTTGGATCGACCGCCTGCAATCCCCCGAAGGTCTGACGATCGAGGCGGAACGACAACTCAGCGAGGCGGCTGAAGTGCTGGGGGCTGAACTCCCGAACTACAAGCCCGAATCGGAGGTGGCGGATCGAGTCGCCGTCTTGCAGACTTGGCAGCGCGCTCACGAACGCTACCTGATCAAGCCGATGAACTGTCCCCACCATGCTCAGATCTTCAAGGCGCAGCCGCGGTCGTACAAGCAACTACCGCTGAGGTTCATGGAATTTGGTTCCGTTTATCGCTACGAGCAAACGGGAGAGCTGAATGGCATGCTCCGAGTGCGGGGACTGACGCAAGACGATGCGCACATCTTCTGCACTCAAGATCAGGTGGAAGAAGAGTTCCGGAGGACTATTGAGCTGACTCGCTTTGTCCTCGAAAGCGTGGGACTGTCCGACTATCGCGTCCAGCTGTCGTTGCGCGACCCCAAGAGTGACAAGTATGTGGGGAGTGACGAGAATTGGAACAAGGCCGAGGCGGCGCTCCGCCGGGTGCTGGAAGAGAGTGGGCTGGAATTCAGCGCCGCCGAAGGGGAAGCTGCGTTTTACGGTCCCAAAGCGGACTTTATGGTTCGGGACTGCATCGGTCGCCAATGGCAGCTCGGTACCGTACAGCTTGACTATAATCTGCCGGAGCGGTTTAAGCTGGAGTATGTGGGATCGGACAACGGCGTGCATCGACCGGTCATGATCCACCGTGCACCGTTTGGCTCGTTGGAGCGTTTTGTGGGGATGCTGATCGAGCATTTCGCAGGAGCCTTTCCCATGTGGCTGGCGCCGGAGCAAGTCCGCCTGTGTCCATTGAGCGAGAAGACCAATGACTACGCACTCGAGTTGGAACGCAAGATGACCGCTGCCGGATTGCGCGTAACTACCGATGTTCGCGGGGCGAAGGTTCAGGCCAAGATTCGCGACGCGCAGCTTGAATTGATCCCTTACATGGCCGTGGTCGGCCCCAAGGAAGCCGAGGCGGGGGCCATTGCCTTGCGCGATCGCATCGATGGCGATTTGGGGGCCATGCCGTTCGATGCCGCCTTGGAAAAGTTGCTCGAAGAGGTGCGAAACCGTACGATTCGGCAAGTTGCCAAGCAGGAAGAGCAAACCGAACTGCCTGAAACTGCCGAAACCGGCGGCCACGAGTATTGA
- the dusB gene encoding tRNA dihydrouridine synthase DusB: protein MVNRSTLNISRESSPVRSDLERAAAEAESVTQPLVVPPLRIGPLVIDPPILQAPMAGFTNYAYRQVVREYGGVGLQATEMVNARGFVWLDEHEAEHPDRLWGVREEARPLAVQIWDNDPETMAKVGRRLAEEYQVSVVDINFGCPVKQVTQRAHSGSYLLRDPQRMHEIISQLVRACAPTPVTAKIRLGCTRKSANAKEIAKVVEEAGASALTVHGRTAEDYFKGSADWEQIAEIKQHLVHIPLIGNGDLDSAEKVVFAFRNYQVDGVMIARAALGRPWLFAQSAAALRGEPIPPEPTLAEQKECMLRHFKLVVERFGVQQGTHLMRKFACCYAQGRRGARMFRTKVAHVESPEAFYEAVETAFPTDDEPPKQESNAVEPGASS, encoded by the coding sequence ATGGTGAATCGATCCACTTTGAACATCTCCAGGGAATCCTCCCCAGTGCGCTCCGACCTGGAGCGCGCTGCTGCCGAGGCAGAGTCAGTGACCCAGCCGTTGGTCGTTCCGCCGCTGCGCATTGGGCCGTTGGTGATTGATCCACCCATCCTCCAAGCACCCATGGCTGGGTTTACCAATTATGCGTACCGCCAAGTGGTCCGCGAATACGGCGGAGTGGGTTTACAGGCCACGGAAATGGTCAACGCGCGCGGTTTCGTGTGGCTCGATGAACACGAGGCAGAGCATCCAGATCGTCTATGGGGAGTGCGCGAGGAAGCGCGCCCCCTAGCGGTGCAAATCTGGGACAACGATCCTGAGACGATGGCCAAGGTGGGGCGGCGTTTGGCGGAAGAGTATCAAGTCAGCGTGGTGGACATCAATTTTGGCTGTCCGGTCAAACAGGTGACCCAGCGGGCGCATAGCGGATCGTATCTATTGCGCGATCCGCAGCGGATGCACGAGATCATCAGCCAGTTGGTGCGCGCCTGTGCACCCACACCGGTCACTGCCAAGATTCGCTTGGGCTGCACCCGCAAATCGGCCAATGCGAAGGAGATCGCCAAGGTTGTGGAGGAGGCAGGTGCGTCCGCCCTAACCGTTCATGGACGTACTGCCGAGGACTATTTCAAGGGGAGTGCGGATTGGGAGCAGATTGCTGAAATCAAACAGCATTTGGTCCACATACCACTGATCGGGAACGGGGACTTGGATAGTGCCGAGAAAGTGGTCTTCGCCTTTCGCAATTACCAAGTGGATGGGGTGATGATTGCCCGTGCGGCACTGGGCCGCCCGTGGTTGTTCGCGCAATCCGCCGCAGCCCTGCGAGGTGAGCCCATTCCGCCGGAACCGACGTTGGCCGAACAGAAGGAATGCATGTTGCGGCACTTCAAATTGGTAGTCGAGCGGTTCGGAGTGCAGCAGGGGACGCATCTCATGCGCAAGTTCGCTTGCTGTTATGCTCAGGGACGCAGGGGCGCGCGTATGTTCCGCACCAAAGTTGCCCATGTTGAGTCGCCCGAAGCCTTCTACGAAGCTGTCGAAACGGCGTTTCCGACCGACGATGAGCCGCCCAAGCAAGAGTCAAATGCAGTTGAACCAGGCGCGTCTTCCTAG
- a CDS encoding glycosyltransferase family 9 protein: protein MTTPTGLPSNSAKEQATAKSTSPQSKIGVLMPSWIGDACMATPALHALRQTFPDAELVGLMRPVIAEMLADGPTPFDQQILFEKKSRPGLATRWGLVPLVRQARLDTFVLLTNSFWSAMLAKLSGARRTVGYARDGRGWLLSEPVPAARDTHGYVRSSPVDCYLELVQRLGCEGSDRQMRLGISPADERSADSLWHLLDFDIGHPTLVINSNAATDDGRVWPASRVLELSQTVAEQLGWQVLLHCGRGERQVANDIAMRANHPRIGSMGAVDDLPLGLTKAVMRRAHMVVTTDSGPRHIATAMGRTVLTLYGTTTPDWTRTYNVPEIEIVAPDVPSSDTLTPRIHHLGVARVFGEIQRTSQRLKTAA from the coding sequence GTGACCACCCCAACTGGACTGCCGAGCAACTCGGCCAAGGAGCAAGCAACCGCCAAGAGCACTTCGCCTCAATCCAAGATCGGCGTGCTCATGCCCTCCTGGATTGGCGACGCATGCATGGCAACGCCCGCTCTGCATGCACTCCGGCAAACCTTTCCAGATGCGGAATTGGTCGGTTTGATGCGTCCCGTCATCGCTGAAATGCTGGCCGACGGCCCCACTCCCTTCGATCAACAGATTCTGTTCGAAAAGAAAAGCCGTCCGGGACTGGCTACCCGCTGGGGCCTCGTGCCGCTGGTCCGCCAGGCGCGACTCGATACCTTCGTACTGCTCACCAATTCCTTCTGGTCCGCAATGCTAGCTAAACTATCCGGCGCCCGTCGTACGGTGGGCTACGCACGCGACGGTCGAGGCTGGCTGCTCAGCGAGCCAGTCCCGGCAGCCCGGGATACCCACGGCTACGTCCGCTCCTCTCCGGTAGACTGCTACCTCGAACTCGTCCAGAGACTGGGCTGTGAAGGGAGCGATCGGCAGATGCGCCTCGGCATCTCGCCCGCAGACGAGCGCTCGGCCGACTCGCTATGGCACTTGCTCGACTTCGACATTGGCCATCCGACCCTCGTCATCAACAGCAATGCCGCCACCGACGACGGGCGCGTGTGGCCAGCATCTCGAGTTCTGGAACTCTCTCAAACCGTGGCCGAACAACTGGGCTGGCAAGTCCTCCTGCATTGCGGGCGCGGTGAACGGCAGGTAGCCAATGACATTGCCATGCGAGCCAACCACCCGCGGATTGGCAGCATGGGGGCCGTCGACGACCTTCCCCTCGGACTCACCAAAGCAGTGATGCGTAGAGCACACATGGTCGTCACCACCGACAGCGGGCCACGCCATATCGCTACCGCGATGGGACGCACCGTGCTCACACTCTATGGGACCACCACTCCCGATTGGACACGAACTTACAATGTGCCCGAAATTGAAATTGTGGCACCCGACGTTCCCTCCTCGGACACGCTCACCCCTCGGATCCATCACCTGGGTGTCGCACGTGTTTTTGGGGAAATTCAACGCACCTCACAACGACTGAAAACCGCAGCCTAG